One Kwoniella newhampshirensis strain CBS 13917 chromosome 13, whole genome shotgun sequence DNA window includes the following coding sequences:
- a CDS encoding ubiquinone biosynthesis protein COQ4, mitochondrial, which produces MRSSFRLLTAPQPTPNYPGHIPLTLSQTVLLALGSGIVGVLDVTRGDLIASLSESTASVFLPSLHAKMASHPEGRQIMSDRPRISWESVKRDRLGEMRRGTVGREYWEWLKGGEVTPDTRAEVQYIDSPTLAYTMLRYRQTHDLYHTLFSLPPTLPHELSLKVLEFTNMSLPVAGLSSTFGPLRLNRRATWTRDWVPWALRTGREGKSLVGVYWEKRWEQGVGELRRELGVKRNDMQGVEGRWGGYRKIRELERELRRKGEWVDEPEEW; this is translated from the exons ATGCGATCATCCTTCCGTTTGCTCACCGCTCCGCAACCGACTCCCAACTATCCCGGCCAcatcccactcacattgTCCCAAACCGTTCTCCTGGCCCTCGGATCAGGTATCGTCGGCGTCCTCGACGTGACCCGAGGTGACCTCATCGCCTCTCTATCCGAATCCACAGCAAGtgtcttcctcccctcctTACATGCGAAGATGGCATCCCATCCTGAGGGCAGACAAATCATGAGTGATCGACCGAGGATATCGTGGGAGAGTGTGAAGCGGGATAGGTTgggggagatgaggagagggacgGTGGGGAGAGAGTATTGGGAGTGGTTGAAGGGGGGTGAGGTCACGCCTGATACGAGGgccgag GTCCAATACATCGATTCACCCACATTGGCCTACACGATGCTCCGCTATCGTCAGACCCACGATCTGTACcacaccctcttctctctgcCCCCTACCCTCCCTCACGAGCTCTCGCTCAAAGTCCTCGAATTCACCAACATGTCGCTCCCCGTCGCAGGTCTTTCGTCGACGTTCGGTCCGTTGCGATTGAATCGTCGTGCGACATGGACGAGGGACTGGGTTCCCTGGGCCCTGAGAacggggagagaggggaagagtCTGGTCGGGGTTTattgggagaagagatgggaaCAAGGGGTAGGTGAGCTGAGGAGAGAGCTGGGGGTCAAGAGGAATGATATGCAGGGAGTGGAGGGGAGATGGGGTGGATATAGAAAGATCAGAGAGTTGGAGAGAGagctgagaagaaaaggTGAATGGGTGGATGAACCGGAAGAGTGGTAG